The DNA sequence ACTTAATGATCAGTTCAAAAATCCCTTTTAACCACAAAAAACATTCGATATAGATGATCAATTTCACCAATTCAATTTCCAGATTTCTTGTATATTAAGAGCAacaaatgtatacaaatatattttcatatacagCAAATCTAGTGTTTCTTTGTGCTGTTTGCAGAAGTTATCCACTGAGACAATGCTTCCTTTAAcatatctattatttattttccgaatattttaaatacttttgaaagCATGTGTGTAACCTTGGCATATTGTTTTAATCAAGATGCCCTTTTGGCATTTCAGGTCATACTGTTCTGGATGTATTGTGACAAAGCACCTTATTCTGGCACTGATAATATCAAAGCATTGTATATTCACTGTTCCTGTCTTTAAGGGTCCAGATACTGGTGTAAAGAACTATTGTGAattgttttctttcttgtttACATATTACATTGGTCTTTTCAATGGCACTGAGAATAATAAACAAGTATTCTAAAATACAACAACGCATTTTCTAAAGAATGACAAAATGATTGTAAACATTCTGTAAACAAGTTACGCAACAATGTGTGTTTTGGATCGTACCGGTTACGAAGACTGTATTTTGGCAGCCCTTACAGAAGTCTTAAGCACTGATGACTAACAGATGTTACAGTCGTACCATTCACCTTCAGCTaccacacaaacataaacacagtTCAAACATGATTCATAAAACTGGCAAGGACATATGATCAGAATATCACCAAATCCTCGAAAGTCACATTCAAAGTGATCTGTAAATAATGACCCAGCATCTCTAAATGAAGTGAACTCAGAAAGGCATTAACCGATCCTCCAACAAACACTACACTGAGTTTGGCAACTTTGAAGGAGTGTTCATACAGCTGGTTCACTTTATGAAAATACATGTTCAAAGGCTTAGTGAAAGAATGCACTGggaatgtttttctattttgagGACGTTAAAAACAGCATGCTTTAAAAACACAAACGATATATGGTTTAGGCAAGAATCATTTTGACACGTGTAAAAAATTCAAACTAGAACAAGAGAAAAACTACTGTATAGTTCAAGTATGATTTTTAAATGCTACACATCAGCTCAACAGCTCTTAATATAGATAGCATATTATTTTGCTCTGTCCTCAGTTAATCTATTACTATAATATATTACACATCATACATTAAATCAGAGGATGCTTTACACAGATTCCATGAGAGGTCAACATTTCATCCATATGGCAGGAAGTGTATCCCTGAATCTATGCAGAATATCTTGAGTGGATTTTAAGGCAGTGAGGTTTATGTCAATCTTTCCTCTATCTACTGTTTCAGTCTGTTGCAGTAATCCTCTAATCCAAGTTTCCAATGACACAGCTTTCACAGAAAGCGGCAAAAGGCACCATTGTCTGATccggcagagaaagagagagcttgTTATGTTTCATAATTGCGTTAGATGTCACTATCACGACTCTCCTTCTCCTCTGTGAAGGGGACAATGATATCAAAGATAAAATCAAAGCCAATCAGATTTTAATGTCTTGAGATTCCACCATTTTTGCTAAAGTCTTCTTGATACGTAGGATGGTCAGGCGTGATGCAGGATTGTGGGCCCAGCATTCTGACATCAGCTTTAACATGGCCCTCAAACACTGGAGAAACAAATCAGGACTCTTTTCATATACTCTTTTAAGATCAGGAAATGCATTTCTCTTCTGTATGTACTTATCACTCAAGCTTCTATTCAAACCTACAAATACTAACTAAATCTGTAAACATTCTGCAAATATTATCTGTAAATATACTGCCATCTGCTGGATGACTCACCTCATCACTGTTCCATCTGTTGGATACGGTGGGCCGCAGTCCTTTGACACACACAACCTCAAGCATATCCTCATAAGATGGATCTGATGGCACCATCTCATAATACGGTACCTGATAGTCCTCAACGATACCTTGAAAACAATCAGtagattaattcattaattactaATAGTTTAAATTCTGTAAGCATCCACAACAGGAAGTTTTCATTTTAGATCATTTTGATTCAAAATACTTAGTAGtaacagatcttttcttctgtattgtgacagAGATCTGAGAAAAATGTCTAaacattttttctaaataaatgtaggCCAGCTGGTTCAGACTTGGTTCTTTccatcagttgttgattggatggaggcagtTCTGAACACAAGCTTGCAGTTGATTATAAGAAAGGGGCAGGGCTTATGCAGACAAAATAATTGGTCtaaaaggtcaaaaaaaaaaaaaagtatgaaatgaAGTACATCTAGATGTATTTTAGAACCTTTATAGGatgaatttccatttcatgctgactGTAAAATGATGGTTGGGTAAGAAAATACTCTTAACAGATGTCTAAAGCAAAACATGGAAAGATTTGCTAGTCAATTCGTTTTATGAATACCTCCAGTGACACAGCGTCTGACCATTTCCCATATAACCAGCCCATAGCTATAGATGTCCGCCATGATGTAGGCCTGAAAGTGGTTCTTATTCAGAGTCTCATCCAGGACCTCTGGAGCCATATAGCGCCGGGTCCCCATACGTGTGCTCAGTGGGATGTCCACTTCATTTGTGTCACTGagacaaagaaaacattttttacttcCTCAAAAAGGCTGAACCATTTAAAAATCAAGCTTTTAAATTGAACATGTGAAGAAGCACCTGTTGAACTTCACAGCAAGCCCGAGGTCAGCGATGCAACAGGTGCCGTTCTTCTTTATGAGGATGTTCTTGCTCTTCAGGTCTCTGTGAGCGATGGCTGGCTTTCCCTGTGTGCCGTAGATCTCCGTGTGCAGGTGGCACAAGCCACAGGCTGCAGAGTAGGCCAGTTTGAGCAGGGTCTGTGTGTCCAGAGTGGTGAACTTCAAATAGTCATACAGAGATCCATTCTCATGATAGTCTGTGATCAGGTACAGCTGTGTAGAGGCTCCAGTGCCATTTATGTCTGCAGCAATGAAGCCTTCGGCAGATTGAGGAGTTGCGTTACATGGGAAAATATGGAACTGATATACAATTACAAACACTCCATAAGAACCAGATCATCTTAAAAGACAGGAAGTGTACCTAGTATGTTCTCGTGTCTCATGAGCACGGTTTGGTAGATCTCAGTCTCTCTGAACCAGCTGGCCTCCTCTCGAGTGAAGAACACTTTCACTGCTACCTTCTCCCCCCTCCACCGTCCGAGCCACACCTCTCCATACCTGCCTTTCCCAATAAGACGCACTGTCTGGATCTGCTTCGCAATGGTGCGCTGCACCTGTGAAAAGTGAATAGAAACAGTGAAAAATGAGCTCCAGCAGTCCTACAAAGATCCCACAGTCTACATTTCTGATTTCTCACCAGCAGGGGGAGCCCAGAGCCACTGCCTGAGGTTTGAGACTGGTTGATGAGATCTTTCAGAGATTCTCCTGCTGGGATAAAGGGCTCGTCCTGCTCCAGGTCTCTGTGGTAGTGCTGCCTCTCTGTCTGCCACTTATACCTGAggacagtaaaaa is a window from the Carassius gibelio isolate Cgi1373 ecotype wild population from Czech Republic chromosome A13, carGib1.2-hapl.c, whole genome shotgun sequence genome containing:
- the LOC128026279 gene encoding bone morphogenetic protein receptor type-1A isoform X2, with protein sequence MAQLLYATVVLAGVCLLLRLCAGGQNPDHVLQGTGVKPGSDSRRPGADTTVAPEDAARFLSCHCSGHCPDDAKNNTCKTNGQCFAIIEEDENADVILSSGCMKYEGSHFQCKDSQFAQARRTIECCQFDFCNRDLKPELPPRDTEAPGPHWLTFLISVTVCFCTLFCVTIICYYRYKWQTERQHYHRDLEQDEPFIPAGESLKDLINQSQTSGSGSGLPLLVQRTIAKQIQTVRLIGKGRYGEVWLGRWRGEKVAVKVFFTREEASWFRETEIYQTVLMRHENILGFIAADINGTGASTQLYLITDYHENGSLYDYLKFTTLDTQTLLKLAYSAACGLCHLHTEIYGTQGKPAIAHRDLKSKNILIKKNGTCCIADLGLAVKFNSDTNEVDIPLSTRMGTRRYMAPEVLDETLNKNHFQAYIMADIYSYGLVIWEMVRRCVTGGIVEDYQVPYYEMVPSDPSYEDMLEVVCVKGLRPTVSNRWNSDECLRAMLKLMSECWAHNPASRLTILRIKKTLAKMVESQDIKI
- the LOC128026279 gene encoding bone morphogenetic protein receptor type-1A isoform X1, with product MAQLLYATVVLAGVCLLLRLCAGAGQNPDHVLQGTGVKPGSDSRRPGADTTVAPEDAARFLSCHCSGHCPDDAKNNTCKTNGQCFAIIEEDENADVILSSGCMKYEGSHFQCKDSQFAQARRTIECCQFDFCNRDLKPELPPRDTEAPGPHWLTFLISVTVCFCTLFCVTIICYYRYKWQTERQHYHRDLEQDEPFIPAGESLKDLINQSQTSGSGSGLPLLVQRTIAKQIQTVRLIGKGRYGEVWLGRWRGEKVAVKVFFTREEASWFRETEIYQTVLMRHENILGFIAADINGTGASTQLYLITDYHENGSLYDYLKFTTLDTQTLLKLAYSAACGLCHLHTEIYGTQGKPAIAHRDLKSKNILIKKNGTCCIADLGLAVKFNSDTNEVDIPLSTRMGTRRYMAPEVLDETLNKNHFQAYIMADIYSYGLVIWEMVRRCVTGGIVEDYQVPYYEMVPSDPSYEDMLEVVCVKGLRPTVSNRWNSDECLRAMLKLMSECWAHNPASRLTILRIKKTLAKMVESQDIKI